The following proteins come from a genomic window of Nocardioides albertanoniae:
- the pstA gene encoding phosphate ABC transporter permease PstA has product MTNIDPSVNDTAQLETRLSHATLPRGAQWLVGIAAVALGGLALVLGLSIVAAVAIGLLGFLIGYPLWALLVENKRSATDKLITGLVWTAFGVAVIPLIWLVYMVFARGLATISPEFLTYSMRSVTGDDQGGLYHALMGTLIVTGIAAVISIPIGIMTAIYLIEYGKGNRLARSITFLVDVMTGIPSIVAGLFAFALFTLIVGPGTRFGFGGGVALSLLMIPTVVRSTEEMLKLVPDDLREASYALGVPKWRTITRMVLPTAIGGIVTGVVLAISRVIGETAPLLVASGFNPNMNGNAFDDSPMMTVPVFIYTQLSEATGKGVEYAWGGALVLFILVMVLNLIARIIGTIFAPKTGR; this is encoded by the coding sequence GTGACCAACATCGACCCTTCTGTCAACGACACGGCCCAGCTGGAGACCAGGCTCTCCCACGCCACGCTCCCGCGCGGCGCGCAGTGGCTGGTCGGCATCGCCGCCGTCGCGCTCGGTGGCCTGGCCCTGGTGCTCGGCCTGAGCATCGTCGCTGCCGTCGCGATCGGCCTGCTCGGCTTCCTCATCGGCTACCCGCTGTGGGCGCTGCTGGTCGAGAACAAGCGCTCGGCGACCGACAAGCTCATCACCGGGCTGGTGTGGACGGCCTTCGGGGTCGCGGTCATCCCGCTGATCTGGCTCGTCTACATGGTCTTCGCCCGCGGTCTGGCGACCATCAGCCCGGAGTTCCTCACCTACTCGATGCGCTCGGTCACCGGCGACGATCAGGGCGGGCTCTACCACGCGCTGATGGGCACGTTGATCGTCACCGGCATCGCCGCGGTGATCTCGATCCCGATCGGCATCATGACCGCGATCTACCTGATCGAGTACGGCAAGGGCAACCGCCTGGCCAGGTCGATCACGTTCCTCGTCGACGTGATGACCGGCATCCCGTCGATCGTCGCGGGTCTGTTCGCGTTCGCGCTCTTCACCCTGATCGTCGGGCCGGGCACGCGCTTCGGCTTCGGCGGCGGTGTCGCGCTCTCGCTGCTGATGATCCCGACCGTCGTGCGCTCCACCGAGGAGATGCTCAAGCTGGTGCCCGACGACCTGCGCGAGGCGTCGTACGCCCTCGGGGTGCCGAAGTGGCGCACCATCACCCGGATGGTGCTCCCGACAGCCATCGGCGGCATCGTCACCGGTGTCGTGCTCGCGATCTCGCGAGTGATCGGTGAGACCGCGCCGCTGCTGGTCGCCTCGGGCTTCAACCCGAACATGAACGGAAACGCCTTCGACGACAGCCCGATGATGACCGTGCCGGTCTTCATCTACACCCAGCTGTCGGAGGCCACCGGCAAGGGCGTCGAGTACGCCTGGGGTGGAGCGCTCGTGCTCTTCATCCTCGTCATGGTCCTCAACCTCATCGCCCGCATCATCGGCACGATCTTCGCCCCCAAGACCGGGCGCTAG
- a CDS encoding alpha/beta hydrolase, with translation MAILKSVKDLIEPLLVPALDPIKGRLFTTALNLPGTVQRKIVGKPVTYDGQTLAVDTQLMLALMKVSGEPDPSTLPIPKGRVALLRQSQLGGGHQEIGSVRELWVAGLKARLYSPTGASGNDPLLVFVHGGGFIFGDLDSHDAPCRLLASESGVKVLSIDYRLAPEAPFPAAYDDSVAAFRWAVDHAAELGADRSRIGVGGDSAGGNLAAGVALAVGDDCAFQLLIYPVTQSGEVTQSRKDLGEGFYLTSGFIEAATSNYLPEGTDLFDARHAPLHADIPESGIAPAYVATAGFDPLRDEGEAYATKLGDAGVTVTHKRYDDQIHGFLNVVGAGRTARAAVLELAQVLKTNL, from the coding sequence ATGGCGATTCTCAAGAGCGTGAAAGACCTGATCGAACCGTTGCTGGTCCCGGCGCTGGACCCGATCAAGGGCCGGCTGTTCACGACGGCGCTCAACCTGCCCGGCACCGTGCAGCGCAAGATCGTCGGCAAGCCGGTGACGTACGACGGGCAGACGCTCGCGGTCGACACCCAGCTCATGCTCGCGCTGATGAAGGTCTCCGGCGAGCCGGACCCCTCGACCCTGCCGATCCCGAAGGGCCGGGTCGCGCTGCTGCGGCAGTCGCAGCTCGGCGGCGGTCACCAGGAGATCGGGTCGGTGCGCGAGCTCTGGGTCGCCGGTCTCAAGGCGAGGCTCTACTCGCCGACGGGCGCCTCGGGCAACGACCCGCTGCTGGTCTTCGTGCACGGTGGCGGCTTCATCTTCGGTGACCTGGACAGCCACGACGCCCCCTGCCGTCTGCTCGCCAGCGAGTCGGGGGTCAAGGTGCTCTCGATCGACTACCGGCTCGCTCCCGAGGCACCGTTCCCGGCGGCGTACGACGACTCCGTCGCGGCCTTCCGGTGGGCGGTCGACCATGCCGCCGAGCTCGGCGCCGACCGGTCCCGGATCGGGGTGGGCGGCGACTCGGCCGGCGGCAACCTGGCGGCCGGCGTCGCGCTCGCCGTCGGTGACGACTGCGCGTTCCAGCTGCTGATCTACCCCGTCACCCAGTCGGGGGAGGTCACGCAGAGCCGTAAGGACCTCGGCGAGGGCTTCTACCTGACCTCGGGGTTCATCGAGGCGGCCACCAGCAACTACCTGCCCGAGGGCACCGACCTCTTCGATGCGCGCCACGCGCCGCTGCACGCCGACATCCCGGAGAGCGGCATCGCACCCGCCTACGTCGCGACCGCCGGCTTCGACCCGCTGCGCGACGAGGGCGAGGCGTACGCCACCAAGCTCGGCGACGCCGGGGTCACGGTCACCCACAAGCGCTACGACGACCAGATCCACGGCTTCTTGAACGTGGTCGGCGCCGGCCGTACCGCCCG
- the pstB gene encoding phosphate ABC transporter ATP-binding protein PstB, with product MSIQVKDASIFYGDFKAVEDVSMSIKPKAVTAFIGPSGCGKSTFLRTLNRMHEVIPGAYVDGKISIGGQDIYGAGVDPVAVRRKVGMVFQRPNPFPTMSIYDNVLAGNKLNSKRIKKAEADSIVESALRGANLWNEVKDRLGKPGMGLSGGQQQRLCIARAIAVQPEVLLMDEPCSALDPISTAAIEDLIHELKSDYTIVIVTHNMQQAARVSDDTGFFNLKAAGQPGHLVEFNPTKQMFTKPDNADTEAYISGRFG from the coding sequence ATGTCCATCCAAGTCAAGGACGCCAGCATCTTCTACGGCGACTTCAAGGCCGTCGAGGACGTCTCCATGTCCATCAAGCCGAAGGCGGTGACCGCGTTCATCGGTCCGTCCGGCTGCGGCAAGTCGACCTTCCTGCGCACCCTCAACCGGATGCACGAGGTCATCCCCGGCGCCTACGTCGACGGGAAGATCTCCATCGGAGGTCAAGACATCTACGGCGCCGGGGTCGACCCGGTCGCCGTACGCCGCAAGGTCGGCATGGTCTTCCAGCGGCCAAACCCGTTCCCGACGATGTCGATCTACGACAACGTGCTGGCCGGCAACAAGCTGAACTCCAAGCGGATCAAGAAGGCCGAGGCCGACTCGATCGTGGAGAGCGCGCTGCGCGGGGCCAACCTGTGGAACGAGGTCAAGGACCGTCTCGGCAAGCCCGGCATGGGTCTCTCCGGCGGTCAGCAGCAGCGGCTCTGCATCGCCCGCGCGATCGCCGTCCAGCCCGAGGTGCTGCTCATGGACGAGCCGTGCTCGGCGCTCGACCCGATCTCGACCGCTGCGATCGAGGACCTCATCCACGAGCTGAAGTCCGACTACACGATCGTGATCGTCACCCACAACATGCAGCAGGCCGCCCGTGTCTCCGACGACACCGGCTTCTTCAACCTGAAGGCTGCCGGCCAGCCGGGCCACCTGGTGGAGTTCAACCCCACCAAGCAGATGTTCACCAAGCCCGACAACGCCGACACCGAGGCCTACATCTCCGGTCGCTTCGGCTGA
- a CDS encoding DUF47 domain-containing protein: protein MRFRIRPVDTSFYDLFADSANHLVNGVSLLAEMLSESADREDVARRMRDAEHAADESTHAIVKKVNSTFVTPFDREDIYALGSGLDDVMDSMDEVVDQIFVYGVNVLPAELSDQVTVLQRCAELTAAAMPNLRSMKELSEYWIEINRLENQGDKNHRRILAKLFSGEYDAMEVLKLKDIVESLEDAIDGFESVANTVEQIAVKES from the coding sequence GTGCGTTTCCGTATCCGACCGGTCGACACGTCGTTCTACGACCTGTTCGCCGATTCCGCCAACCACCTCGTCAACGGTGTCTCGCTGTTGGCCGAGATGCTGAGTGAGTCCGCAGATCGTGAGGACGTCGCTCGACGGATGCGCGACGCGGAGCACGCGGCCGACGAGTCCACTCACGCCATCGTCAAGAAGGTCAACTCGACCTTCGTCACGCCGTTCGACCGTGAGGACATCTACGCCCTCGGCTCCGGTCTCGACGACGTGATGGACTCGATGGACGAGGTCGTCGACCAGATCTTCGTCTACGGCGTCAACGTCCTCCCCGCCGAGCTCTCCGACCAGGTCACCGTGCTCCAGCGGTGTGCCGAGCTCACCGCGGCCGCGATGCCCAACCTGCGCTCCATGAAGGAGCTCTCCGAGTACTGGATCGAGATCAACCGTCTCGAGAACCAGGGCGACAAGAACCACCGCCGCATCCTCGCCAAGCTCTTCTCGGGCGAGTACGACGCGATGGAGGTCCTCAAGCTGAAGGACATCGTCGAGTCGCTCGAGGACGCGATCGACGGGTTCGAGAGCGTCGCGAACACCGTCGAGCAGATCGCCGTCAAGGAATCCTGA
- a CDS encoding RNA degradosome polyphosphate kinase, producing the protein MSLDPQAPTRSAEDTVSLTAVPDQPFDVEPEYIPDHEALAEVEKFEDRFLDRELSWLRFNERVLELAEDETLPLLERVRFLAIFTSNLDEFFMVRVAGLKRRIAAGVALRAASGTMPREVLEAIWRTARELSERHARVFREQVKPALVEEGIQLLHWEDLTPEEVKACKKLFKERVYPVLTPLAVDPAHPFPYISGLSLNLAVRIRDPKTKKKHFARVKVPPIFSRFVPLGNDRFVPLEEVMAERLQKLFPGMEIIEVHTFRVTRNEDLEVEEDDTENLLTALEKELLRRRFGPPVRLEVQESMTDSTLNLLVSELGISDKEVFRLPGPLDLRGLHGIADIDREQLKYPAFVPSTHPSLAPVESAAPVDVFKAARRADVLLQHPYDSFATSVQRFIEQAAADPRVLAIKQTLYRTSGDSPIIDALIDAAEAGKQVLVLVEIKARFDEQANIRWARKLEQAGCHVVYGLVGLKTHCKLAMVVREEPDGSIRRYTHIGTGNYNPKTSRHYEDMGLITTNEGIGEDIAHLFNNLSGWSREATYEQLLVAPDGVRRGLIDQIHAEIAHHLAGRPARIRMKANSVVDEAVIDALYLASQAGVPVQLLVRGICALRPGVPGLSESIEVRSILGRFLEHSRIFWFENDATDDGDGPAAWIGSADMMHRNLDRRVEVLVRLPTADLVEEAGALFDLAFEPTTDAWVLGPDGSWTRNHAANHLQASLIARQRQRRRASTG; encoded by the coding sequence ATGAGTCTCGACCCGCAGGCACCGACGCGCTCGGCGGAGGACACGGTCAGCCTGACCGCCGTCCCCGACCAGCCCTTCGACGTCGAGCCCGAATACATCCCCGACCACGAGGCGCTGGCCGAGGTCGAGAAGTTCGAGGACCGCTTCCTCGACCGCGAGCTGTCCTGGCTGCGGTTCAACGAGCGGGTGCTGGAGCTGGCCGAGGACGAGACGCTGCCCCTGCTCGAACGCGTACGTTTCCTGGCCATCTTCACCTCCAACCTCGACGAGTTCTTCATGGTGCGCGTCGCCGGCCTGAAGCGTCGGATCGCGGCGGGCGTGGCCCTGCGGGCAGCCTCGGGGACGATGCCTCGCGAGGTGCTCGAGGCGATCTGGCGTACGGCCCGCGAGCTCTCCGAGCGGCACGCTCGGGTCTTCCGCGAGCAGGTCAAGCCGGCCCTCGTCGAGGAGGGCATCCAGCTGCTGCACTGGGAGGATCTGACGCCGGAGGAGGTCAAGGCCTGCAAGAAGCTCTTCAAGGAGCGGGTCTACCCGGTGCTCACCCCGCTCGCGGTGGACCCGGCCCACCCCTTCCCCTACATCTCCGGTCTCTCGCTGAACCTCGCGGTCCGGATCCGCGACCCGAAGACCAAGAAGAAGCACTTCGCGCGGGTGAAGGTGCCGCCGATCTTCAGCCGTTTCGTGCCCCTGGGCAACGACCGCTTCGTGCCGCTGGAGGAGGTCATGGCCGAGCGGCTGCAGAAGCTGTTCCCGGGCATGGAGATCATCGAGGTGCACACCTTCCGGGTCACGCGCAACGAAGACCTGGAGGTGGAGGAGGACGACACCGAGAATCTCCTCACCGCGCTGGAGAAGGAGCTGCTCCGCAGGCGCTTCGGCCCGCCCGTACGCCTCGAGGTGCAGGAGTCGATGACCGACTCCACGCTCAACCTGCTGGTCTCCGAGCTCGGCATCTCCGACAAGGAGGTCTTCCGGCTGCCCGGCCCGCTCGACCTGCGCGGTCTGCACGGCATCGCCGACATCGACCGGGAGCAGCTGAAGTATCCCGCGTTCGTGCCGAGCACCCACCCGTCGCTCGCGCCGGTCGAGTCGGCCGCGCCGGTCGACGTCTTCAAGGCGGCCCGTCGCGCCGACGTGCTCCTGCAGCATCCCTACGACTCGTTCGCGACCAGCGTGCAGCGCTTCATCGAGCAGGCTGCCGCCGACCCGCGGGTGCTGGCGATCAAGCAGACGCTCTACCGCACCTCGGGCGACTCCCCCATCATCGATGCCCTGATCGACGCCGCCGAGGCCGGCAAGCAGGTGCTGGTGCTGGTCGAGATCAAGGCCCGCTTCGACGAGCAGGCCAACATCCGCTGGGCGCGCAAGCTCGAGCAGGCCGGCTGCCACGTCGTCTACGGCCTGGTCGGCCTCAAGACCCACTGCAAGCTGGCGATGGTGGTGCGCGAGGAGCCCGACGGCTCCATCCGCCGCTACACCCACATCGGCACCGGCAACTACAACCCCAAGACCTCCCGGCACTACGAGGACATGGGGCTGATCACCACCAACGAAGGCATCGGCGAAGACATCGCCCACCTGTTCAACAACCTCTCCGGCTGGAGCCGCGAGGCGACGTACGAGCAGCTGCTCGTCGCTCCCGACGGCGTGCGCCGTGGGCTCATCGACCAGATCCACGCCGAGATCGCGCACCACCTGGCCGGGAGGCCGGCCCGGATCCGGATGAAGGCCAACTCCGTGGTCGACGAGGCGGTCATCGACGCGCTCTACCTGGCGTCGCAGGCCGGCGTGCCCGTGCAGCTGCTGGTGCGTGGCATCTGCGCTCTCCGCCCGGGTGTGCCGGGGCTCAGCGAGAGCATCGAGGTGCGCTCGATCCTCGGCCGGTTCCTCGAGCACTCGCGGATCTTCTGGTTCGAGAACGACGCTACCGACGACGGCGACGGGCCCGCGGCGTGGATCGGCTCGGCCGACATGATGCACCGCAACCTCGACCGCCGGGTCGAGGTGCTCGTACGCCTCCCCACCGCCGATCTGGTCGAGGAGGCCGGCGCGCTCTTCGACCTGGCTTTCGAGCCGACCACCGACGCCTGGGTGCTGGGGCCCGACGGATCCTGGACCCGCAACCACGCCGCCAACCATCTCCAGGCGTCGCTGATCGCCCGGCAGCGGCAGCGCCGGCGCGCATCGACAGGCTGA
- a CDS encoding inorganic phosphate transporter: MELAIVIAVVVVALVFDYTNGFHDAANAIATSVSTRALTPRIALLLAAVMNFVGAFLGQKVAHTVSDTITPPSGAHGLTVVMAGLLGAIAWNLITWYFGLPSSSSHALIGGLAGSAIAAGAFVNWMTVLEKVVIPMFVSPVVAFGLGFGVMLGVMWIFRRTNQHRAQKGFRIAQTISAAAMALGHGLQDAQKTMGVIFLALVTGGFLSADEGLPFWVIAAAATAISLGTMSGGWRIMRTLGRRIIHLDPSRGFAAESVAASVLYTTAYVWEAPISTTHTITSAIMGVGATKRFSAVRWGIAKSIVAAWVFTFPAAGGVAALTYLICHFVFQLP; this comes from the coding sequence GTGGAACTAGCCATCGTCATCGCGGTGGTCGTCGTCGCCCTGGTCTTCGACTACACCAACGGCTTCCACGACGCCGCCAACGCCATCGCGACCTCCGTGTCCACCCGCGCGCTCACGCCGCGGATCGCCCTTCTGCTCGCTGCGGTGATGAACTTCGTCGGCGCATTCCTGGGCCAGAAGGTCGCCCACACCGTCTCCGACACGATCACCCCACCATCAGGCGCGCACGGTCTGACCGTGGTGATGGCCGGGCTGCTCGGCGCGATCGCCTGGAACCTGATCACCTGGTACTTCGGCCTGCCCTCGTCCTCCTCGCACGCCCTCATCGGTGGTCTGGCCGGCTCGGCCATCGCCGCCGGCGCGTTCGTCAACTGGATGACGGTGCTGGAGAAGGTCGTCATCCCGATGTTCGTCTCCCCCGTGGTCGCCTTCGGCCTCGGCTTCGGCGTGATGCTCGGGGTGATGTGGATCTTCCGCCGCACCAACCAGCACCGTGCGCAGAAAGGCTTCCGGATCGCCCAGACGATCTCGGCCGCCGCGATGGCGCTCGGTCACGGCCTCCAGGACGCCCAGAAGACGATGGGCGTCATCTTTCTCGCCCTGGTCACCGGTGGCTTCCTGAGCGCCGACGAGGGGCTCCCCTTCTGGGTCATCGCCGCCGCCGCGACCGCGATCTCGCTCGGCACGATGTCGGGTGGCTGGCGCATCATGCGCACCCTCGGCCGCCGGATCATCCACCTGGACCCCTCCCGCGGATTCGCCGCCGAGTCGGTCGCCGCCTCGGTGCTCTACACCACGGCGTACGTCTGGGAGGCCCCGATCTCGACCACGCACACGATCACCTCGGCGATCATGGGTGTGGGCGCGACCAAGCGGTTCTCGGCGGTCCGCTGGGGCATCGCGAAGTCGATCGTCGCGGCCTGGGTCTTCACCTTCCCCGCCGCCGGCGGTGTCGCGGCTCTCACCTACCTGATCTGCCACTTCGTCTTCCAGCTCCCGTAA